A genomic window from Geminocystis sp. M7585_C2015_104 includes:
- a CDS encoding Mg-chelatase subunit ChlD produces MQYWRGKRKRPIIAAVSSLLLLTGCLGLGIGQTGNHGIEIKFLAGSDLGEFCRRIAEKLNSSKPKLDNGQRFYLTCDVRGSGDVVNEVINLSKKLADGTISPQSPQFPSIISVDGEIYYSQLIYQINKIFPGKNYIPPIADSPLIAYSPMVFMTTKELAPLWEKQPNIFVALASYENYQQMEKQAPPIPIYFAQTAPTRSNSGLQTLVAQFAAVANKPPQDLTIADVKKYQEEVKRIQSKVTRYGVSTATLAQSMVENGIFWAS; encoded by the coding sequence ATGCAATACTGGAGAGGAAAAAGAAAAAGACCAATTATTGCCGCAGTTTCCTCTTTACTTCTACTCACGGGGTGCCTTGGGTTAGGAATTGGACAAACTGGAAATCATGGAATAGAAATAAAATTCCTGGCAGGCAGTGATTTGGGAGAATTCTGTAGACGAATAGCCGAAAAACTTAATTCTAGCAAACCAAAACTGGACAACGGTCAACGTTTCTATTTAACCTGCGATGTGCGTGGGAGTGGAGATGTTGTAAACGAAGTAATAAACCTAAGTAAAAAACTGGCTGATGGCACTATTTCCCCACAGTCCCCTCAATTTCCCAGTATAATCTCTGTAGACGGTGAAATCTACTACAGTCAGCTGATATACCAGATAAACAAAATCTTCCCCGGCAAAAACTATATCCCCCCTATTGCCGATTCCCCCCTAATAGCCTACAGCCCCATGGTCTTCATGACTACCAAAGAATTGGCGCCCCTTTGGGAAAAACAGCCTAACATATTTGTAGCACTAGCAAGTTATGAGAACTATCAGCAAATGGAGAAACAAGCCCCACCCATCCCCATCTATTTTGCCCAAACAGCACCCACTCGCTCCAATTCGGGACTACAAACTTTAGTGGCACAATTTGCCGCCGTAGCCAACAAGCCGCCCCAAGACTTAACTATAGCCGATGTGAAGAAATATCAAGAAGAGGTAAAGCGGATTCAAAGCAAAGTAACTCGTTACGGGGTGTCCACGGCAACCTTAGCCCAGTCTATGGTAGAAAACGGTATTTTCTGGGCCTCCAT